A single region of the Hymenobacter siberiensis genome encodes:
- a CDS encoding helix-turn-helix domain-containing protein produces the protein MTLYRLYLTADERQTLEGWQKKYKAHSAKLRDIQILLNSDEQTGRRPALELAAVLGICTRTVERVRRQFCEEGLKMFEPKVRKMRSDKKIDGRVEAHLTVLLCQPPPDDHPRWQLGMLANRLVELQVVEHISTTMVARLLKKTNLSLFRAPCNG, from the coding sequence ATGACCCTTTATCGCCTTTACCTGACCGCCGACGAACGCCAGACCCTAGAGGGGTGGCAGAAGAAGTATAAAGCCCATTCGGCTAAACTTCGGGACATTCAAATTTTGTTGAACAGCGACGAGCAGACCGGGCGCCGCCCGGCCCTGGAACTGGCTGCCGTGCTGGGCATCTGCACGCGCACGGTGGAACGGGTACGCCGTCAGTTCTGCGAGGAAGGCCTGAAGATGTTCGAGCCGAAAGTACGTAAAATGCGCTCTGACAAGAAGATAGACGGTCGGGTAGAAGCCCATCTGACGGTCTTGCTCTGCCAACCCCCCCCCGACGACCACCCGCGCTGGCAGTTGGGGATGCTGGCCAACCGGCTGGTGGAGTTGCAGGTGGTCGAGCATATTTCGACCACAATGGTGGCGCGGCTGCTAAAAAAAACGAACTTAAGCCTTTTCAGGGCCCCATGCAATGGGTGA